The Streptomyces sp. NBC_01275 genome has a segment encoding these proteins:
- a CDS encoding carboxymuconolactone decarboxylase family protein, whose amino-acid sequence MSTASDTPVLDTLAAMTVDSIERCGMAPDMLLLMRIAALAASDAPPISYVAHIDPALKTGLTADQLQDVLVAIAPIVGTARVMTAAGNIAKALGIAIAVADAEIEDQG is encoded by the coding sequence ATGTCCACTGCATCTGACACCCCTGTCCTGGACACCCTCGCCGCCATGACGGTCGACTCGATCGAGCGATGCGGCATGGCCCCGGACATGCTCCTGCTCATGCGTATCGCGGCACTCGCCGCCTCGGACGCCCCGCCCATCTCCTACGTGGCGCATATCGACCCCGCGCTCAAGACCGGCCTGACCGCCGACCAACTACAGGACGTCCTGGTCGCCATCGCGCCCATCGTGGGCACCGCCCGCGTCATGACGGCAGCGGGCAACATCGCCAAGGCACTGGGCATCGCCATCGCCGTCGCCGATGCCGAGATCGAGGACCAGGGCTGA